In one window of Coralliovum pocilloporae DNA:
- a CDS encoding TAXI family TRAP transporter solute-binding subunit, which produces MSTFKSLMAGAALAAMSASAVSAAEFVTIGTGGVTGVYYPTGGAICRLVNKGRKDHGIRCSVESTGGSVYNINTIREGELEFGVAQSDWQFHAYHGTSKFADAGKFEDLRAVFSVHPEPFTVVARKDSGIKSFDDLKGKRVNIGNPGSGQRATMEVVMDAVGWKTDTFALATELKPAEQSAALCDNQIDAMIFTVGHPSGTIQEATTACDSNLVNVSGAAIDKLIDDNPYYRSATIPGGMYRGNDADVNTFGVGATFVTSAKVSEKTVYTLVKSVFEDFEAFKKLHPAFANLKPEEMATAGLSAPLHPGAAKYYKEKGWIK; this is translated from the coding sequence TTGTCCACATTCAAAAGCCTGATGGCTGGTGCTGCATTGGCTGCAATGTCCGCGTCCGCTGTCTCTGCTGCCGAGTTCGTTACCATCGGTACAGGCGGTGTAACCGGCGTTTATTATCCGACCGGTGGCGCGATCTGCCGTCTGGTAAACAAAGGCCGTAAAGATCACGGTATTCGCTGCTCTGTGGAATCCACAGGCGGTTCTGTCTACAACATCAACACCATTCGTGAAGGTGAGCTCGAGTTCGGTGTGGCCCAGTCTGACTGGCAGTTCCACGCTTATCACGGCACATCCAAGTTTGCCGATGCCGGCAAGTTTGAAGACCTGCGCGCTGTTTTCTCCGTGCATCCGGAGCCGTTCACTGTTGTGGCCCGTAAGGATTCCGGCATCAAGAGCTTTGATGACCTGAAAGGCAAGCGCGTCAATATCGGCAACCCGGGTTCCGGTCAGCGGGCCACCATGGAAGTGGTGATGGATGCTGTGGGCTGGAAAACCGACACATTCGCTCTGGCAACCGAGCTGAAGCCTGCTGAGCAGTCTGCTGCACTCTGCGACAACCAGATCGATGCCATGATCTTCACCGTTGGTCATCCGTCCGGCACCATTCAGGAAGCCACAACAGCCTGTGACTCAAACCTGGTGAACGTATCCGGTGCGGCCATCGACAAGCTGATTGATGACAATCCTTACTACCGTTCTGCTACGATTCCGGGCGGCATGTATCGCGGTAACGATGCAGACGTGAACACCTTTGGTGTTGGCGCGACCTTCGTCACCTCTGCAAAGGTTTCCGAGAAAACCGTTTACACGCTGGTCAAGTCTGTCTTTGAAGATTTCGAAGCCTTCAAGAAACTTCACCCTGCATTCGCCAACCTGAAGCCGGAAGAAATGGCAACCGCTGGTCTGTCTGCTCCGCTGCATCCGGGTGCTGCGAAATACTACAAGGAAAAAGGCTGGATCAAGTAA